One window of Deltaproteobacteria bacterium genomic DNA carries:
- the atpB gene encoding F0F1 ATP synthase subunit A: MIVAAEHFTWIGYFLPALNPKYYYVYSALLSGVLLVSIGFYVKRELFQLEAAVTPSPKVNLLNILEVGVESLYGLFEGILGHDAKKHMPLLGGIFFYIFVNNILGLIPGVHAATDHMNTNLGIAIIIFFYYNFYGFKAHGIGYLKHFLGPIWVMAPLIGAIEIIGHCVRPITLSVRLLSNMTADHMVLSLFSDMVPWVVPVIFMAFGIFVSFVQAFVFTLLSSVYVGLATSHEH, translated from the coding sequence ATGATCGTCGCTGCCGAACATTTTACTTGGATCGGTTATTTTTTACCGGCCTTGAATCCCAAATATTACTACGTGTATTCAGCGCTTTTGTCGGGGGTCTTGCTGGTTTCGATAGGGTTTTATGTTAAAAGAGAATTGTTTCAATTAGAAGCGGCTGTTACCCCTAGCCCCAAGGTTAATTTATTAAACATTCTCGAAGTGGGGGTGGAGAGTCTTTATGGTTTGTTTGAAGGCATTTTAGGCCACGATGCCAAAAAGCACATGCCACTTTTGGGTGGGATCTTCTTTTATATTTTTGTGAATAACATCTTAGGATTGATTCCAGGGGTTCATGCGGCGACCGATCACATGAATACCAACTTAGGCATCGCGATCATCATCTTTTTTTATTACAATTTTTATGGTTTTAAAGCCCATGGGATTGGCTACTTAAAGCACTTTTTGGGGCCCATTTGGGTGATGGCACCTTTGATTGGGGCGATCGAGATTATTGGGCACTGTGTTCGCCCCATCACCTTGTCGGTCCGGCTTTTAAGCAACATGACAGCCGATCACATGGTGTTAAGTCTTTTTTCTGACATGGTACCATGGGTGGTACCTGTGATTTTCATGGCCTTTGGCATCTTTGTGTCTTTTGTGCAGGCGTTTGTGTTTACCCTGCTATCGTCGGTGTACGTTGGGTTGGCAACTTCCCACGAACATTGA
- a CDS encoding nucleotidyltransferase substrate binding protein — protein sequence MTEQKKLPESIKALEHALTFLKLAQKDPFYFAGISKTFETCLEYAWKYLKQRSTEEGLEAYSPREAIKIGGRLGLIDNVEKWLDFLEDRNLAVHDYLGIADEDYLKTIQDFVTEVKKLPQPK from the coding sequence ATGACCGAACAGAAAAAATTGCCCGAATCGATCAAAGCCCTCGAACATGCATTAACTTTCTTGAAGCTTGCGCAAAAAGATCCCTTTTACTTTGCTGGCATTTCGAAAACTTTTGAAACTTGCTTAGAATATGCGTGGAAATACTTAAAACAAAGATCAACCGAGGAAGGGCTCGAAGCCTATAGCCCCAGGGAAGCAATTAAAATCGGTGGGCGATTAGGCCTCATTGATAATGTTGAAAAATGGCTCGATTTTTTAGAAGACCGCAATCTTGCCGTCCATGATTATTTAGGAATTGCCGACGAAGATTATTTAAAAACCATCCAAGACTTTGTGACTGAAGTCAAAAAACTTCCCCAACCAAAATAA
- a CDS encoding AtpZ/AtpI family protein: protein MEKRSNDRWSQLGLYSGLGVQLAVLVGGGLWLGDYLDRQFSTQPWLALTGLVLGAVASFYQLIKIVKNKNHE, encoded by the coding sequence ATAGAAAAGAGATCTAATGATCGCTGGTCGCAACTAGGGCTTTATTCTGGGCTAGGGGTGCAACTAGCCGTATTAGTGGGTGGCGGCCTGTGGTTAGGTGATTATTTAGACCGGCAATTTTCAACCCAACCTTGGTTAGCGTTGACCGGCTTAGTTCTGGGAGCGGTTGCAAGTTTCTATCAATTGATAAAAATCGTTAAAAATAAAAACCATGAGTGA
- a CDS encoding patatin-like phospholipase family protein, translating into MGITIVQKSDISRKKLHAKTALVLAGGAVSGGAFKVGGLKALNDFLLNRKVTDFDIYVGISAGAFLAAPLAGGVHPEEILKSLDGNSERFSQLSPFELYYPNYKEFYERPLRYFYERLTYFPNLAVEFFSALPQLTPRLKEGILGYLKSPSYSNYEKMVRPLIRSIYSSRPLPSFISALPTGIFDNSPLEQYLRENMRRNQMSNRFKVLKRMRGKDLYISAMELDTAQNVVFGWDEKNDVTISEAVRASTAMPGFYKPARIKGVDYIDGGVRKTANIDVAIAKGAELVICYNPFRPIRNKVDVEYLREEMRYVTRDRRISDSGAIGIFNQVFRCLYHSRLQYVIERYQQDPNFKGDIILIEPEEDDSYFFEMNPFAFWTRAKAAKLGFESVYASISSQFEHIRSILSSYGIEMTREMVENDEAKMRQASNDDNVIMDILESNTEKNRRLKLVSGGTRKAT; encoded by the coding sequence ATGGGAATTACCATCGTTCAAAAAAGTGATATCTCCCGTAAGAAACTGCATGCCAAGACAGCTTTGGTGTTGGCAGGTGGTGCTGTTTCGGGTGGTGCTTTCAAAGTGGGTGGCCTCAAGGCCCTCAACGATTTTTTACTCAATCGTAAAGTTACAGATTTTGATATTTATGTGGGCATATCCGCAGGGGCCTTTTTAGCCGCGCCGCTGGCCGGTGGGGTTCATCCCGAAGAAATTTTAAAAAGTCTCGATGGCAACTCTGAGCGGTTTTCTCAATTATCACCCTTTGAGCTTTATTACCCCAATTACAAAGAATTTTATGAACGGCCGTTGCGTTATTTTTACGAACGTCTCACCTACTTTCCTAATTTAGCCGTCGAATTTTTCAGCGCCTTGCCTCAACTAACGCCGCGTTTAAAAGAAGGTATTCTTGGTTATCTTAAGTCGCCCAGTTATTCTAATTATGAAAAGATGGTGCGGCCCTTGATTCGATCGATTTATAGCTCTCGCCCCCTGCCCTCGTTTATTTCGGCTTTGCCTACGGGCATATTTGACAACAGCCCGCTCGAGCAATACCTGCGCGAAAACATGCGGCGTAACCAAATGAGCAATCGCTTTAAAGTGCTCAAACGCATGCGGGGTAAAGATCTTTACATCAGTGCTATGGAACTCGATACGGCGCAGAATGTGGTGTTTGGTTGGGATGAAAAAAATGACGTAACCATCAGCGAGGCGGTGCGTGCCTCAACGGCCATGCCAGGCTTTTATAAACCAGCGCGCATCAAAGGGGTGGATTATATTGATGGGGGTGTGCGTAAAACCGCTAACATCGATGTTGCCATTGCCAAGGGCGCCGAGCTGGTTATTTGCTACAATCCTTTTCGCCCCATCCGTAACAAGGTTGACGTTGAATATTTGCGGGAAGAGATGCGTTATGTCACCCGTGATCGTCGGATCAGCGATAGTGGTGCGATTGGGATTTTTAATCAGGTGTTTCGCTGCCTCTATCATTCTCGTTTGCAGTATGTGATCGAGCGTTATCAACAAGATCCTAATTTCAAAGGCGATATTATTCTCATCGAACCCGAAGAAGACGATAGCTACTTTTTTGAAATGAACCCCTTTGCTTTTTGGACCCGTGCCAAGGCCGCCAAATTGGGCTTTGAGTCAGTTTATGCTTCGATTAGCAGCCAGTTTGAACACATTCGCAGCATTTTGAGTTCTTATGGGATAGAAATGACCCGCGAAATGGTAGAAAACGACGAAGCCAAAATGCGCCAGGCCAGCAACGACGATAATGTCATTATGGATATTCTCGAATCCAATACAGAGAAAAATCGTCGTTTAAAACTCGTTTCAGGCGGAACCCGCAAGGCCACCTAA
- a CDS encoding ATP synthase F0 subunit C, whose translation MRKVLYAIYASLLSFFVPALAMAEEAAAPAGGHNQLVGLAVGLCMGIAVLGGALGQGRAAAAALEGIGRNPGAAGKIQGPMIIGLALMESLVLFAMLIAYLLYSKV comes from the coding sequence ATGCGAAAAGTACTCTATGCAATCTATGCATCATTATTATCTTTCTTCGTGCCAGCTTTGGCCATGGCTGAAGAAGCTGCTGCCCCAGCCGGCGGTCACAATCAATTAGTAGGCTTAGCCGTGGGTTTATGTATGGGCATCGCTGTGTTAGGTGGAGCGCTTGGTCAAGGCCGAGCTGCTGCTGCAGCCCTCGAAGGCATTGGCCGCAACCCCGGCGCTGCCGGTAAAATCCAAGGCCCCATGATCATCGGTTTGGCACTCATGGAATCATTGGTGCTGTTTGCGATGTTAATCGCCTACCTGCTTTACAGCAAGGTGTAG
- a CDS encoding AAA family ATPase, whose amino-acid sequence MDPLKNPFSPGAGTPPPALVGRQSILDQAKITLARIKNGRSEKSLLLVGLRGVGKTVLLRTIYDQAHALNYEACFIETPENKRLSQLLIPPLRQILFKLDRMEKLNQYVKRAMRVLKSFLSTIKVGNDEFNISLDIEPEVGTADSGDLQADLTSLLIAITEAAAERKTAIALIIDELQYISEEEFGALIMAIHSVAQKQLPLVLIGAGLPQLVGLAGKAKSYAERLFNYPKIGSLNTKDAKDAICVPVQKEGVEFDQEAIDNILQTTRGYPYFLQEWGYETWNFAQSSPILLKDIIEATPQIIKKLDENFFRVRFDRVTSSEKNYLRAMAELGPAPYRSGDITAVLGIKVQSGAPVRSSLIKKGMIYSIAHGDTDFTVPLFADFMKRTMPKPTRKNNSN is encoded by the coding sequence ATGGACCCTCTTAAAAATCCTTTTAGTCCTGGAGCTGGAACGCCACCGCCGGCTTTGGTGGGCCGCCAATCTATTCTAGATCAAGCTAAAATCACTTTGGCCCGTATCAAAAATGGCCGCTCAGAAAAGAGCCTATTATTAGTAGGGTTGCGGGGTGTTGGCAAAACGGTACTACTAAGAACCATTTACGATCAAGCTCATGCCCTTAATTACGAAGCATGCTTCATAGAGACACCAGAAAATAAAAGGCTTTCTCAATTGCTGATCCCACCTTTAAGACAAATATTATTCAAACTGGATCGAATGGAAAAGTTAAATCAATATGTAAAACGGGCAATGCGTGTACTCAAAAGTTTCCTTAGTACGATTAAGGTGGGAAATGATGAATTCAATATAAGTTTGGACATTGAACCCGAAGTGGGCACGGCCGACAGCGGGGATCTTCAAGCCGATCTTACATCCCTATTGATTGCCATTACAGAAGCAGCTGCAGAAAGAAAAACCGCAATAGCCCTTATTATCGATGAGCTTCAATATATTAGTGAAGAAGAATTTGGCGCTTTGATTATGGCTATTCACTCAGTCGCTCAAAAGCAACTTCCACTCGTCTTAATAGGAGCAGGCCTTCCTCAATTAGTCGGATTGGCAGGAAAAGCCAAATCCTACGCAGAACGTTTATTTAATTATCCTAAAATAGGTTCTCTTAATACTAAGGACGCCAAGGATGCCATTTGTGTTCCCGTCCAAAAAGAAGGCGTAGAATTTGATCAAGAAGCTATTGACAACATTTTACAAACAACGCGGGGTTATCCATATTTTCTCCAAGAATGGGGTTATGAAACATGGAATTTTGCGCAAAGCTCACCCATCCTTCTCAAGGATATTATAGAGGCTACTCCCCAAATTATAAAAAAACTGGACGAGAATTTTTTTCGAGTGCGTTTTGATCGTGTTACTTCGAGTGAAAAAAATTATCTCCGAGCTATGGCAGAATTGGGACCTGCCCCCTATCGATCAGGTGATATTACTGCCGTTTTAGGAATCAAGGTACAATCAGGCGCGCCGGTCCGTAGTTCACTTATTAAAAAAGGGATGATTTATAGCATAGCACATGGGGACACCGATTTTACGGTACCTCTTTTTGCAGATTTCATGAAACGCACAATGCCCAAACCCACGAGGAAAAATAATAGTAATTAA
- a CDS encoding type II toxin-antitoxin system VapC family toxin, translating into MIYYFDTSALLKKYFLEEGTPQVMGLFAERGPIVCTCFITSVEGYHGIYRKKKEGSLSNAIIQKVIKQFQKDLRGFKIVNSSEKIISLAQKIIQKTTLKTLDSLHVASALLIKRMVKSTVTFVSYDVQQKDVADKFGLKIF; encoded by the coding sequence GTGATTTATTATTTTGATACTTCGGCTCTTCTTAAAAAGTATTTTTTAGAAGAAGGTACCCCTCAAGTCATGGGTCTTTTTGCTGAGAGGGGGCCCATTGTCTGTACTTGTTTTATTACCTCAGTTGAAGGTTATCATGGGATTTATCGAAAAAAGAAAGAAGGTAGTCTTTCAAATGCTATTATTCAAAAAGTGATCAAGCAATTCCAGAAAGATCTAAGGGGATTTAAAATTGTGAATAGCAGTGAAAAAATTATTAGCTTGGCTCAAAAAATCATTCAGAAGACAACTTTAAAAACCCTTGATTCTCTTCACGTAGCTAGTGCTTTGCTTATTAAACGTATGGTGAAATCCACAGTTACTTTTGTTTCTTATGATGTTCAACAGAAGGATGTAGCCGATAAGTTTGGGCTAAAGATTTTTTAG
- a CDS encoding nucleotidyltransferase domain-containing protein, translating into MFVLDQSIFIQALRKSPYKSIQGLADALGIHRNTIHYYLTEHPVIPTKLTEIFDALDLVPGDCIKKKTASAHLRLEPIAPIIDALHRQFPEVSFCLFGSRSKAKPHAYSDWDIGVFASKEISHALFRQIRKACIELTENFPYFVELVNLNQADYLFLKEISKTWKFLTGHLQDWLALQKKVLT; encoded by the coding sequence ATGTTTGTGCTTGATCAATCGATCTTTATCCAGGCCTTGAGAAAAAGCCCTTATAAATCTATTCAAGGGTTGGCCGATGCTTTAGGCATACACCGCAATACCATCCATTATTATTTGACCGAGCATCCGGTCATACCTACAAAATTGACCGAAATTTTTGATGCCCTCGATCTTGTACCGGGCGACTGTATCAAAAAGAAAACCGCTTCTGCTCATTTAAGACTTGAACCTATTGCACCCATCATCGATGCCTTGCATCGACAATTCCCCGAAGTTTCTTTTTGTCTGTTTGGTTCGCGAAGCAAAGCGAAGCCCCACGCCTACTCCGATTGGGATATCGGCGTTTTTGCAAGTAAGGAAATTTCTCATGCTCTTTTTCGACAAATCCGAAAGGCTTGCATTGAACTTACCGAAAATTTCCCCTATTTTGTTGAACTCGTAAATTTAAACCAAGCAGATTATCTTTTCTTAAAAGAAATTTCTAAAACCTGGAAATTCCTAACCGGTCATTTACAAGACTGGTTAGCTTTGCAAAAAAAGGTTTTAACATGA